From the Bradysia coprophila strain Holo2 chromosome X unlocalized genomic scaffold, BU_Bcop_v1 contig_12, whole genome shotgun sequence genome, the window GATTCTTCACTTTTTGTCGATGATCGTCACAATTTGTCGATCGACAATATATCCCCAACTCTTTCCAACAGAATTTCGTGAAGGCAATACTTTTTATGTTAATCGTGCCCGTTCGTTCAATTCGAAGTTGTTCTTCGAACATCCGTTGATATTCTGCGACCGTAAAATTGCGTTTGTgtcaccgagaattgaaatacgactcttttcagcactcattttagtgttgtaaagtgacttatttcatcacccgtttgatgtgatattacaacactcaaagcagtgttgatatggaatttgtatgagttgttacagcattcgtttgagaaaatgccaagcaatgtgatcgatcaaatttgaagagtgattgtttacaatgaaaattatggttttttgtgctcttgtctatttcaattctcggttggcacaaagcatgatgtgttacacgtattgtaatgagattttttcagcacacgacccaattttccttactcgctacgctcgtaaggaaaacttgggtctagtgctgaaaaaatcaacattacaatacttgtaacacaacatactattttcattcaatatcTCGTAATCGTAATTGATCATTACATACCGGTAATTCCTTGTCGTCGATGGACTGAATGTTTTGGTTCATCGTATCCAACAGACAATTTTTGTACGCTAATACGGGCGGCGTATAGACCGGATGAAATGCTGGATCTAATTTCTGAATAACATCTAGCACAATTTCTCGCTCATCGTCGGTGAATGTACTCAGATTCATTACGTCATTTAATGAGAGACCCTAGTAGATAGTGAAAATAAACCAGTGGATTAGTGGGGGTAGATTCTAGAATGAAGCACACAAATTACATCCGCTGACGCATCCCCGTGCAACTGCtttaacaaattcaaattctctTTGCTATCGTCTAGACGTCCGATACATTCGAATGCGAATGCATACGATTGTGAATTTCGCTTAACTTTGTCTTTCTTCAATAAGTTCAGCACTTCCTTCACTTTGGGCAGATTGGCCTTTTCTGCATATCCACCCATCAATACGTTATACAAATCGATACTGAGCTTGAATTGTGGGAATCATTTGCGATAGTAATGTAAAGCTTGAAGGCCCCGGTCAGGGTCTTTGGGACACACACACATTTCGACATACGATGACAGATTGGTCAACAGCGAGCGGTGCCTCGCTGCTTCCTGGTCGTCGAGAGTAtgatgaatttttgatttgaatgtAACGCTGTTTTGGAAattgataaacaaattttgaatcaTAGACCACGCAACACCCTTCTCGACTGGTGATTcagttttcttcttcttcttggtCGGTTTTGTCACTAGGACTAGGTCCTCCAGCGACTCCGTGTTTTCAATCATCGCGATTTCCTCATTATCCACTTGAGGATTTTGTAGACtctgaaatcaaaattacctAAGCTGATCGCCAATGTGATAAGTCTTCGACTGAACTTGCTTCCTCTCTGAAAACTCTATAGCTTTCAATGATGACCTGAAAGTTCTCCATTGGATCGGTCTTGGACATCTGGGCAACGACAAGGACGGGAGCTTCACCCATCATACTTTCACACAATGCAGTGCACAATATTGTGATTATACACAAGAAATATGACCGATCCCCGAGGggtagaggtgtgcaccgggTGGTTTTTCTTCTATCGGCGTAACCGTCGGCGTTGGGTCTAAATGACACCCTAGACCATTGCACTCTTCAGAAGACTTTTAAGTAATAAACTaaagaatcattttttttagtttgtagAAATCGGCGCGAGGTAAAGTTAAAAGTTATAACGGATACGCCGACAATTTTCGAGAGTTTCttcaaaaagtcaaaaaattatcggcgtaaactctataactttgtaaTTTGCCTCGCGCCGATTTctccaaactaaaaaaattgattctttaGTTTATTACTTAACAGTCTTCTGAATAGTGCAATGGTCTAGGGTTTCATTTAGACCCAACGCCGACGGTTACGCCGATAGAAGAAAAGCCAcccggcgcacacctctaccgaggggtgactcacttctagattaaatggacaTGTGATAATTTTTTGATCAGTAACCATATTCTCATATTACTTAGAGAACGTACATCCGATCTATATTGACTGATTGTtctacattttatattttgtaaaacattttatgcaaaGCGAAAAACGTTACCaaccaaacaaaattgaaatccaTGTTTTTTTGATTCGGTAGTTCTCGTGTTCttgtacaaatgaaaatttagattCTACATTTTACGATCCCGAAAAAGATTTGAGTTACATAGAGTTACATACATTATAAAATTATGATCCAGAAAGCAAGCAATTTCTGATGAAGAAGTAGTAATTTTTTGGACTATTTCTGGAATGGAAAAGCAGACCTGTTACAAGTGTTACAAGTCATTGATACCAACTTTACTCTTTGGCAAATAACCAAAAAGAACCTTTTTGGTTATTTGCCAAAGAGTTGTGTCAGTGAACCTGTTACAATACTAGGAAACTCCCTATGTCGCGTCAGTGGATCATCGCATTTCCTAAGATAATTGGGCATTAAAAAACTATTGTTAAGGCGAACCCACCAGAGCGGtagcaaaaaataaatcgataacaaataatataaCAAAGAAAACCATTTCCTTTCCTCTATGAGCAACATGATGTAATCgtcagcaaaatattttaactatACTGAGGTGGACGGCATGTGTCAGTTTCACCGAGCAACCATTAAGCCTATTTCTAAAGTAGCTTTCGTTATAATTTACACAATTGATCTGCTATACTGCCTAATTGAAGAAGTGAAACGTATGAACAGGTGCAGTTCTATTTACCTATTTAAGAGATGTATTATTGAAGAAttttaaagtaaatatttgatGCTCGTGTGGGAAACAATTGACTAGGCTCTAAGCGAAATGGATTCCTATAAAAGCCGCTGAAAGAATGGAATCATCAGTTAGTTGAAGAGATATCCACCCCAAACTGCCAAATGCATACATAATCGACCCAACAATACGGTATGAAACGAGTAACCCTCAACAGGATGACGAAGTACAGAAGGAGAAAGaagaaatatacaaaaaatgcaTTCCTTTCTACGAAGAGAAATACGCCAACACATTTGGAGTAAGGAAATGGTCAGTCCGAGGATTGTGGTTCGGCAGCCGGGGATCATTCGGAGCAAGtgtaattaatttgtttgatgAGTTTAAGTTAGACAAGACGCGACTGAAAAGTTTGTCGGAGGAAATTTTGATCAAGACTATACACATAATAACGAATCATGTTTATAATTGACGTAAGCTTAGCTTAATATGTAAATAACGACGAAAAATTACCTCAACAAAATGTTAGAATTAAGATTGTCAACTGTGATAGATCGATATGCTGTGTTTTTAGCAACCTTCTGTAAGTAGGCagcacaatttatttattttaataaatttattctcTTCTCAGTGTACTAAGGGGTAAGAGAAATTTCAAAgtgtaattaattaaattttcaagcgATAATTGAAATGTTGATATATTAGGAAAGTGtagaaaattcataaaacttagaacttaaaatttataacaatctaaaaaaatttaaaaatttgagaaactttttaatttttgtttagcaaagtttaattaaatctaatttaaaaaataaaacgagtGTGTCGGTTACATTAACTTACTCAAATATGTGAGGCAAAGTTTCACGGCGTCTAcactttacctcaagtttttgagaaaacctacaatggaacaaatgatgggaatttcacacaagaagtgccattttcatcatttgtcccattggtagttaatgtactattgttgCATGGTAATGTGCTTGGATGAtgattttaccaatttttcctttaacttGTTGTTTGCAGTCCAAGTTCTAATACGAATTCGATACCTGTTTCAACGCGATGGCCAAACAAATTCTGTTtctgttacaagtattgtcgGCGTTAGTTTTGTTCGCTGATGCAGTCGTACCCGGTAAGTAAACATCGAACAGAATTTGTATGATATACCGAGCTAGTAACCATTTGATGACTATATTGTCCATCTACTGACACGCAGAAATTAAAGATTTATCAGTAGCACGCATGAGTAGCGGCAAGTCGGCTGCGGCTACGATTTCATTTTAAGAGCAATCTTCacattgcaaatttgtagcctacatttgggcacaaaaatattacatttttaacgATAATATTGCCCTCGcatcttttttggaaaaagtaaaaacatcgtttggtgttgaaatgtgttagctttgaataaaaaatagaaaggtGTGTGGTTGATGTAACCTAggtccgagaaaactcaaaatttgtgtcaattttcatgAACTATTGAGTTTTCTCCAGCACCAAACgatgtttttactttttccaaaaaggatgcgagggcaatattatcgtcaaaaatgtaacatttttgtgcccaaatgtaggctacaaatttgccatGTGAAGATTGCAGCATTTTACCATGCTATAAATGGCAAAATCTATAAATTGAATGAAGGTAACTaacaaaaattgcaattaaCGTTTCAGAGTTTAAATATGTCGGGCAATTCAACGGAAAAGATTATTGGGCTAGTCTTCCTGCTTATACCGTAAGTCAATTTAAAGTGAAGAAAAACTGATTTACacaagttttacaaaaattttgttcttccGTTTCGATAGGAACCAAGTGGCAAAATTTACCTAAAATGTCAGGAAAAATTCGGGACTGCATATACTTCTCGAATTGACGATGCAGCAGAATGGAATTTCGTTCGGGGCCAACTTTCAGCTAATTTCCAATGCAATGGATGCAGTACGTATCTTGACAAATACGAcaacaaatttcgttatttatttcttattttgctttcaattCGAACAATTCAGCCAGAAACTTTTGGGTTAACGGAAAATACGACCGGCCACATGGTGCTGGCGAGAATGTAGTCATAACAGTGACTGGAAACGTTGTAGGaacaaaaatcgataaaattgcGAATGAATATAGATACATCTGTGAGGCAAGTATAATGTACCAACTATCAATATAATGAAAGTAATCCAaacaattattaatttttaggTGCCAGTAACTGTAAGCCCAACAACTACAACCACCACCCAAGCTCCTCATTCTACTTCTCAGGATTATCCGACTAATCCTACACCAGTGGAAGAGTGCGAATACGATAATGACgttattgttttaattgatTCGTCGGGCAGTATTGGTGTAGATAactacaaaaaagaaaaattattcacctacgACATAGCAAGAGCATTCCAGGGAAATCCAGACGCAAGTTCTTTTGGATTCACAATGTATTCACAAAGCGTCCAGATAGTGGTGCCGCTGGAAAACACATTGTCTGACCAGGAAGTATACGGGCGAATTTTGAATGCTACGTACATGGGTTATACAACCAACACAGACTTGGGCATTATTTCTGCTACAGATGAATTTACGTCTTCTACTCGACCAGTGACGAAAAACTTGGTGGTTATTACAGATGGTCTATCGAACAATCCTCAATGGACTAAAGCAGCGGCAGATGCAGCCAATGCGCAAGGTATTCGTACCTTTGCCGTCGGAGTGGGTTCTCAAGTGCAATCCAATCCACAATTGCAAACAGAATTGCTCGATATTGCTGGTGGGAATCCAGATCGTGTTTTTACTGCAGACACTTTTGATGATCTCACTTCCATTCTGAATCCAGTTACCCAAGCTGTGTGTAATCCAAGCAATTAACAGCTACAAGCTCGATAATTGCTTAAACCCTTAAACCCATTTTTcttgttcaaataaaaattggaatattATAAGTTTGAAATGAAGAAGAGTTTATGATCAATCTGTTGGTCCAATGGTCGACGTGCAACTCATTTACTCAGATGCAACTCTTTCTAGTCGAATATGCCATGATGGATAGGTGTTATATTAGTCATTGACTTTTGCTTTGTATGCCACTCGATTCAATCGACTGCATCGAATAACAGGTCAtttgattttgtatgaatgtaTGGGATGCCAGAAGTATACTATAAGACCAGAAGGCGTATTTGGCAGTCATTGCGGCTATTTGGATGTCAACGAATATAATGCTTGAGCCTCGGAATAAACCTTTAGGATTGTCGTGTGACGCCTAATGAACCCAAATAAATTACCGCATCGACCtagatttttaattagatgGTTGCACGATTCAATGTCACAGTAAacgagaaaaagaaatgacTGCAACTGTGgtattattcccttgactgtaagtcatgggttttacaaaaacaaatacaccgttcataacacgttcactatgattaaaaatgtattgaaatgtgatgaaaaaacgttaaatgttaaaattttgtgccctttgttaacacgataacttgagta encodes:
- the LOC119067187 gene encoding uncharacterized protein LOC119067187 translates to MAKQILFLLQVLSALVLFADAVVPEFKYVGQFNGKDYWASLPAYTEPSGKIYLKCQEKFGTAYTSRIDDAAEWNFVRGQLSANFQCNGCTRNFWVNGKYDRPHGAGENVVITVTGNVVGTKIDKIANEYRYICEVPVTVSPTTTTTTQAPHSTSQDYPTNPTPVEECEYDNDVIVLIDSSGSIGVDNYKKEKLFTYDIARAFQGNPDASSFGFTMYSQSVQIVVPLENTLSDQEVYGRILNATYMGYTTNTDLGIISATDEFTSSTRPVTKNLVVITDGLSNNPQWTKAAADAANAQGIRTFAVGVGSQVQSNPQLQTELLDIAGGNPDRVFTADTFDDLTSILNPVTQAVCNPSN